The DNA segment taattaatgtaatttattaaaataatctgACTGTCAAATTGTAGATTGTCAACTAAATTTTCAACTCTAATTTAGAAGGGAATAATCAACTTTCAGTTTTGACATCTATACACATGATGTTAACACTAACTTGACACTCAtgctattttattatttatgccGTATTTTAATATCTCAGTTTTGTCTCTACCAGACTAATTTAAAtatctgaaaaaaaaactttcgtATTCAGTATGCAAATTTGATAGTGGGTTTTGGTTTTCGTGCGGGAATCAGGAGAAGAGGTAAAGAAGGCCCAATCTTTTGTCCTGATAGTGAAGTTTCATAAGCTTTATAGAACTGACTCGAACGTGAAGCCTGTAAGGATATTTGCAAGGTTCAAAATAATTAAGTACATTGATGAGATTTGATTTACTGTCTGAATCAATtatctttaaattattaataagaaaaaaaaattgaagtgaGAAGAATCAGATATTAGACTCTCACGTTCCATCATTTATTAGCAAGATAGCTCGATTTAGCGCGAATGAATTGAAGTAATGAAATTCATGAAGTATTACTGATACTGGTAACCGAACTACTTGATGCCTTGATTCATATTATAAGTCTATGTAGGATCATACAGTGTGCACTCTCACTTAAGACATGTACTAATAGTAGTGTAAGACTAAATTGTTTGATGCTTATGGTGATGGGCACTGCAGGTGGTACCGGGCATGGACAAAATTCATATTGCTATGGGCAGTGTATTCATCCTTCTTCACCCCAATGGAGTTTGGATTTTTCCGTGGCTTGCCTGAGAATCTCTTTATTCTGGACATCATTGGACAAATAGCTTTTCTCGTCGATATTTTCTTGCAATTCTTTGTTGCTTACAGAGACAGCCAGACCTATCGTATGATCTACAAGCGAACACCTATAGCTCTGCGGTaaacttttttttccttctctctAATGATGTTTTTTCATTCCATGTTACTAATGCTTAATATGATTATTTTCTAACATCAGTTTCTAGTATGCTCCTGTATAACTCTGGCTTTGGTCTTTGAGAATATCCGCAATTGGttgcaaatattttatttgtattgaCATGTTTCTTAATGTCTGACATGCTTCTTTCCATGTAGGTATCTAAAATCTGACTTCATGCTTGATCTTCTTGGGTGTATGCCATGGGACGTCATCTTCAAGGTTATACTTCTTCCAGATAAAACCCAAATTCCTTGAGTATCTATATTACTTATATTGTGCATGTTTTGACGCTCTCTAACCATTCATTTGATCCACCAACAAAGTCTATAGTCACATCGCTTATGTTAGTGTCTTATAATGCATGTATACATTTCGTGGTAGTTTTTCAGGGGTTCTAGCATATTTTTTCGGTTGGCAATGAAATGACAAGTGTTAAGAAGGAAACTTTACCATCATTTTACTTTTCCTTAACTTACATGTAACTTTTATTTTACAGTGTTGGTTAACTGTTCTTAGGACTTTTCATCTAGTTGTTGTCATCTATTAAAACGACACAGAAAAATTCCGTAGTATCCTGACATTCTGTCTCAATTCTAGGAATTGAAAAGATAAAAAGCCTTTTCTCTTTTCGTTTCTTGTTTCTTTCATGGTAATGGAATTTTGTACTTACGGATATTTGATTAGACGTTTGGAACGTAATATAGGTAGTTTGTCCGTCATAACAATGGTATACGAACCATTGTCCTTTACTTGTGTTCCTGTTTCGTATCTAACCGCTTTGCAAGTCAATTACATTGATGGAAATTTAGAATGCCTCCTCACTTCACAAGTTTTGGGACTTTTTATTTAGTCATGTTTACATCACTTAGCTGCACAAGAAGTTGTGAAGCCCCTTATTGATATGACTAACTGTGCAACTCAGCTAACACATGAGACTATTACTGGCTGGTTTTAGACGTTACCTGTACAGAAAATGGCACTTGATATGCTAAAATGTTAACAGCTTTTTGTGAAGACATCTATTTTTGTCGCAATTTCTTTGTTATCGAAGGTTTTCAATTTCTGGTTTGTACTGTAGCAACTagcataactttttttatttacaggCTAGTGGACGAAAAGAGGAGGTGAGGTACCTTTTGTGGATCAGATTATACAGGGTGCGGAAAGTCACAGATTTTTTCCACAAGTTGGAGAAGGACATACGTGTCAATTACATTACTACCCGGATTGTGAAACTGATTGTGGTCGAACTCTACTGCACCCATACAGCAGCCTGCATTTTCTACTTTTTGGCTACCACTCTACCAGACTCACAAGAAGGGTACACATGGATAGGAAGTTTAAAATTGGGTGACTATAGTTATTCACATTTCAGAGAAATTGATCTTTGGAAGCGCTACACAACATCTCTGTATTTCGCTATTGTTACTATGGCAACAGTCGGtacgttttttttttgttattcatCAAGCAAAAACGATTTTCAATTTGTTGGTCTTTAGTTATTGTAATTATGCCTATGTCGGGTTGTGTTAGGTAATTGATAGTcaaattgaaaatttgaaaaatctcTAGAAGACATTGATCAATGAGTCTTTTTTTCACCCTTTCTAGTTGTACAAAAAGAGAACGAACACGCTGAAGGAGAAACAACCAGAAAAGATCTTATCCAATTAATGAAGGAATTAATATTTCAAAGTCTTACCAAATCAAGTTTGAGATTCAATGAAAAATATCTATAAGTGTTAGTTGAAACGTTGTTAAGGGATTTCTAATAAATTAATCACAACAATCTTGttcaaataaatcaaattaaacaAATATCAAGAAATTTCAGtaaataaattacaattaatAGGTCACCTAGTGCTGATCTCATGACTCCATTGCAATCAATTACAAGTAAGGTTCCAACGAGGACAAATCATCAATAAAGTTGATTAGTACTTCGTACCAATGTCTTGGTGCCTTAaatcaattataattaaaaaggtAATTTGAATACATGCAATCTATTCAAACTAGAAACAAAGTATTGACTTGTTCAAAAACATTACAATCatcaccaaataaaaaaactaacaattaTAAATGGTTATAAATTCTAGATCAACGTAGTTTTGCATAgatatttagatttttttcaaaatgtatatTATCTTGTCTCTTTTGAAAATTTCCCTGAATGAATCATGTTTGTGACAATTTCTTCCACAGGCTATGGAGACATACATGCAGTTAATTTGAGGGAGATGATATTCGTAATGGTATACGTTTCATTTGATATGATTCTTGGTGCCTATTTGATCGGTAACATGACAGCTTTGATAGTCAAGGGGTCAAAAACTGAGAAGTTTAGAGATAAGATGACAGACCTTCTGAAATATATGAACAGAAATAAGCTTGGAAGGGATATCCGTGAACAAATTAAAGGCCATGTGCGATTACAGTATGAGAGTAGCTACACTGAGGCTGCTGTCATTCAGGATATCCCTATTTCTATTCGAGCTAAGGTAATAAGAGAAAAAATGACTTTTGAACCTCATGTGTGCTCAATTATAGATGTCACCGTCGTAATTATTGTCATTTGCTTCAATACCCTACAATTTTATAGTTTTCCCACCTGCTTCTAAATGCTTTTTGACATTTCTTCACATTCTGTTGGTTTTTATGCATCAACTCCTTACGTTTTCTGTTTAGATTTGTCAAAGTTGTGATAAATATACTAGTATAAAAGTATGGTAACGTGTAAGGAAAATATCCAATAGATATATAAAGATGCTATTTGAAATGTCAGTTTAGTGTTGAAAGTAACAGTTTAGAGCAAAATCTGCTGGAGTTGTAGGCCACATTTTTTCTGTCAGTGTGCTGTTTAGAAATTTTCTGCATTAGTAAGTATTTGTGCTGTGTTGTGTAAAGaatatgaatttgaacatttacatttttaattcaattctgttcatTTTTGGGAGCACTAGGTGCTTATActtaaaataaagatattatTACTCTTCTTAAATCTCATTATATGATAAAGCAGTTAGTGCGATCGAAGTTTAAATTATGCCTTTATTGAatgacatattttattatttcccCGTCATTTTGATCTCGGATGATATAATGATCTGATTACTTTTGGCAGATATCCCAAACATTATACTTGCCATACATAGAAAATGTTTCTCTTTTCAAGGGATGCTCTTCAGAATTCATCAACCAGATTGTAAGTAACCTTTCTCCGTTGCCTAGCTTGTCAATATGAAATGTAATCAATATTATCTGTATTTTTGGCATACAGAGCTCACTTTCCCGCTCTTTTTATTTGGCAAGTAACTTTTTTGTTGTATAGACTTTTAGCACCGGAACAtgtttattaatgtttttagttttttgtaGATTCAAGTTACTTCTTTTCTCTGCAATCTATGTAATCAACAACAATTTCATCCTTGAAAGACCTGATTGAACGAGAATACTAACTGCACAAAATATATCTAATTGACTGAAATAATCATATTTACTAGCATTTTTGTTATTTCCAAGCATGTGCCTGTTCCGCTAATGTGACCAGATGTACCTATAAGGAGAGTTTTTTTTATCGTCCATTATCTTCTTCGGAGTGTGTAATGGTGGAGTCATTATAGTTTATGTTGTTCTGATCTTTCAGGTTATTAGGATCCATGAGGAGTTCTTTCTTCCTGGGGAAGTTATAATGGATCAAGGAAATGCTGTAGATCAACTATATTTTGTCTGTCATGGAGTGCTGGTATGATTTTATATTTCCACATTCACTTCTACAATTgctcaattttttatatttttcttctgcTGAGACttctgatattttttaaatatactcATCCTGCTATGCATATCGTTTTCTTACTTTGTATTGCATCACCTTAAGAAAGTATTCGCATAAACTAAGGGCAGGAGAATCTTATAAATTTTCCACATGACAAAGTATTCATGTGCAAAGTAGGCTATGATACAGGAAGCTTCTTTAGTAGAATTTTAGAACtgattcataaaaaaattctagagacaaatttcattttttttgctttttgaaTGCCCAAAGCTGTTTCTTTACAGGAAGAAGTGGGCATAGCTGAAGATGGGTCTGAAGAAACTGTTTCACTTCTGCAGCGTCACAGTTCATTTGGAGAAATATCAATTCTTTGCAACATTCCTCAGCCATATACTGTTCGCGTTTCTGAACTGAGTAGACTCCTGCGACTTGATAAACAATCATTTACAAATATCCTAGACGTATACTTTTATGATGGAAGGAAAGTATTAAACAACCTTCTAGAGGTAATAATTTCATATAGGCTATTTCTCTCATCCTCCTCCCTTTAGTAGTATCTGACTCTGACATGAATTAAAAAAACTCTGCAACTCTCTAGTTGAACAATCAATGGATGCATCAACTTACACGTTAAAGATTGTAGTTTACTAATTTCTGATCATGAGACACctaattttttcttattctatAGGGAAAAGAGTCTTTTCGAGGTAAGCAGTTGAAGTCAGACATCACATTTCACATTGGAAAACAAGAAGCTGAGCTTGCTTTGAAGGTCAATAGTGCAGCTTTTCATGGGGATCTGCATCAGCTTAAAGGTTTAATTCGAGCTGGAGCTGATCCCAACAAGACAGATTATGATGGAAGATCACCTATAGTAAGGAACCTACAACTTCTTATGATGTCTTGCAAAATTCTGTTGCTTTCTCTTCATCTATGATGTTGGTAAATAATAACTTGGCAACATATGGATTATGTAATAAGAAATACTTTCCTGATATGAACCCCTTTTGTTTTTCCGACAGCATCTTGCAGCATCTAGAGGACACGAAGATATAACACTTTTCCTTATTAAAGAACGTGTAGATATCAATATTAAAGGTAATTATCTAACTTATGAAATTTCTACGAGTTGCTTCAATTTTGGCTGATCACCTGACACAACCATCCTTATTTGGTAATTTAATAGATAACTTCGGGAACACACCCTTACTTGAAGCAGTTAAGAATGGAAATGATCGGGTTGCTTCTTTACTTCTTAAAGAAGGGGCCTCCATGAAGATCGAAAATGCTGGTAGTTTTTTGTGTACAGCAGTTGCAAGGGGAGATTCAGATTATCTTAAAAGACTTTTATCCAATGGCATGGATCCTAACTTAAAAGATTATGATTACCGAAGCCCTCTTCACATAGCCGCAGCCGAAGGTTTACACTTCATGGCAAAGTTGCTATTAGAAGCCGGAGCTACTGTTTTTAACAAAGACAGGTATCATTCATCACTCTTTTTGCAGGTTCATGCTGACATTTTCACATGAAAAATAGAACGGACCGTGGCTTTTCAAGGCTGGCCTAGTTCTCTAGTGCACCGAGCTTTACTTTTACACAGTTGCAGTGTACATACACCCAACAGTGTGTCTGGTGAAAATAACTAGAGGCTCGGTTCCATGCATTTCTGTAATATTGTAGACATGAACAGAATAAGTTAGTTTCTTTATTCACACCAGTAGCATAAACAAGATGGAATAAATTAACACAGACCCCTGTTAGCagtaaatataatatttcacTCTTTCCTTTTTCTGCCATATTTTCTCTAATTTCAAGTCTTACTCAAGAATATATAGTTTCTgtactttttttctttccttttcatGATTTTGCCGAAATAGCATAACAAattttttccttcattttcattttattaaacaGATGGGGAAATACTCCGCTTGATGAAGCCCGGATGTGTGGAAATAAGAATCTGATCAAGTTACTGGAAGAAGCAAAATCTGCTCAACTTTTAGAATTCCCGTATTCCTCCCAAGAATGTACAGGTACTGACATACTGCGTTACCTTTATAGGTTTTCTAAGAGATGGATACGAACTATAGTAGAATAAGCAATTTAGATCGATTAACTCCTCCCTCCTAATAAAGTTATAATGCCTGAGAATTTTATACACGTACCAGAATGTATTATTACTTAGCCTTACATCAAGGCAATGTTTTACACTTTTTTCTCGTAATTCCCAGCTTAGTTTTCTTtgttaaattttagtttttgggGTTAACTTTATCATAGTTCCTTGACTTCATTGTCTCTCAAACATGATGTTTAAGCAAAACAATTACATGAATGGTTTGCATCTAGTTCTACCTCTTCCGTGAAGAGCTAgcagactaaaaaaattattgttccAATTGTGTGCATTTCTTTTTGTTGTTATGCCCGACAATCTCTACTTTTTAAGACTCTAGATCACCAATTCTTAATCTTATCTATCATTTTCAGATAAAATGCACGCAAAGAAGTGCACAGTCTTCCCTTTCCACCCGTGGGATCCGGAAGATAATAGAAGACATGGAATTGTACTATGGATTCCGCACTCCATCGAAGAGCTAATCAAATCAGCTGCAGAACAAATAAACATTTCTGGCGATTCTTGTATTTTATCAGAAGATGGTGGTAAAATTAATGACGTGGACATGATTAAGGATGGTCAGAAGCTGTACTTAGTCAATGAAACACATTAATGCTCTATATAATGGCTCTTTTAAACCATATAATAAAGTTCCTCGTTATGTGTTGTGCTTTCTAGACATTAGCACAGTATTTGATCTTATTAACCGCACAAAAGAGTGTCGGATCCTGTCAATACACAGATGAGTGATTTAGATCAAATAATGTGCTGATGATGTGCATGTGCTTTTGTGGCACCATTCTAAGCAGCTTGTGCTGATGAAGTGCTCAATAGTTGTTAGTGGGGTGGCAAACATCAGAGCTCAGCTAGAATTTATCAAAGATCAGGGCACATGGATTTCATTGCACTAATTGCTCCCTCATTCTaaacaatatatacatatatattagaATTTGGTATTCTGGTTACGTACAAAAAAGttaaaatcattaataaaaaaatacaatcaataattttcctttaaaTAATTTATCACGTTCTATAAAATCAAACcttgataataaaaaaactgtTAGCAACTCCTCAATCGTTGCGTGTTTAGTTCTAATCgagtttttaaatgtttttagttAACTTCATGCGTACGAAATCAACCCAAAGCAAGTAAGTCATTGTCTACTTAGTTACACTCTTCTGGATTTCATTAGTTGAAAAAACCTTGTTTATGCAGTGATTGGATCGGAATGTTTCTTTGTTTTACTTGTCTGAGCATTAAGAGATAGTTAATTGAAttaaaaggaaacaaaaaaattgaCTGTGAAAGTTACATTCGTATGCTTCTTGAGAATTTTGCCTGCCTGTTTTTAAACTGATAAGATGAAATTCACCACCATCGAAATCAATGATGCAAGCATGAATGTTAATGAATAATTGCTCGATAAGTCTGACAGGAAAGTTAATCATAGACACAGATGCCCCACCAAGTCATGGTCCAGTCTCAACTCAGGAAGACATGAACAAACTAAGTTAAGGAAATCAAATCTGTGTCCCCAACAACACCATCCTCAATTTACGGGCATATTATGTGATACGTATTATTCAATATCAACTAAGCTAACATCGGTTGTCTGAAATTACCCATGGTTTGTTTGGATTTAGTTTTCAGTTTGCTCTTTATCATCACTATGAAGAATAAATTATTCTGTAATGTTATACATTCATCATTCAGAAAAGCAATGTTTGAGTCACATTTAACAACTTTTCAGTGCAACTCTAGCTTGTTTTTGGACTTCTACACTTGTAGCAGCTGCCACCAGCCAGTACTAAATTTTCTTGTACACCAAAAGTCAACAACCCTAATAATCAACTAATAGATACAATACAAGAAGCTCTCGAACAACAATCAAGGCTTACACATGGTAGTGTCCAAACTTATGCATAAACACAATCCCCACAGTTTTTAAAAAGTCTAACAACATCAACTGAGAAAATTAAACATGACTCTAAATATTGTTAAAACATTATATCACCATCTTCAAAACTTTAATCCAAGACCCCCTTAACATATGTGTTGAATTTGCCGAAAGTGATTTTGGGCAGCCACGTTAGCGGTGACTGATGCATCATCTTCTTTCTCCTCCTTGTTCAACATACTTTCCTCGGACACTGTATTGAATTGTGGTTGAGAAGCAATGACAGCAGCAAAAAGTTCCATGAAGCAGCTTAAAGGAGGCAAGGCTGAGCTCACAAGTAGTGCCACTCTGATGATATTGTTCATGGCTAATtgctccaccacaaagtttagTTCTTCAAGTTTTAATTAAGTTGTGGTTTAAGCATTGCAGAGGGGAAATTTATAGTGGTGGGAGAGAGTCTTGATGAAAAGTCTTCAACGTGGTGAGGAAGATAGAAGGAACAGTCTCGTGCTTGCCTCTGGTCTAGAGTCACTGAATCCATTTGATGATTAGGGAAAAGTCAGCAAGACTTACAAAAGTAATGATTTTGATTGGAGCTAAATAAAATTCCAACCAGAAAGAAATTTCTTTCCACGTGCCTTGGGAAGGAAGAACTTTGTTGCCAAAAGTTGTTTCAATAATCACACGCTCCCTCTTGGTCAACAGTCACCTTAAAATGTGCAGTcaataatatcatttttatcAGATAATTTAGGAAAAAGCAAGGAAAGAAAAACATTGACATAACTAGATGAAAGGAAGAGAAGATTTTTTCACATACATAATTGCATTGCTATAACTATTACACTCAGATATGAAGTTTATGTATAATTATTCTctccttattttattttttataaatttaattataaaaattgggATAATTTCTCGAAACTTCTATGCACTGCACACCAGATTTTTAAAGAGTTTCTAGAAATAGTGTGTATTTTTACCACACAACAGATTATATAAGCCAATACAATGAATGTATGGctatgaattatattttaataaatatgattctagtcaaatatttcaattataataaaaaaaacccaaaataaataagaaaatgagtc comes from the Phaseolus vulgaris cultivar G19833 chromosome 8, P. vulgaris v2.0, whole genome shotgun sequence genome and includes:
- the LOC137824243 gene encoding potassium channel SKOR-like, with amino-acid sequence MTESKNVKAAATEEREEGKQTTSSSTPLSHSRSLSLSSSSSSDEREYEVQDLRDRLKSSRGSRFNLIQNELGLNSRWSKFSREALLHGIRGFSKDFVIHPDNRWYRAWTKFILLWAVYSSFFTPMEFGFFRGLPENLFILDIIGQIAFLVDIFLQFFVAYRDSQTYRMIYKRTPIALRYLKSDFMLDLLGCMPWDVIFKASGRKEEVRYLLWIRLYRVRKVTDFFHKLEKDIRVNYITTRIVKLIVVELYCTHTAACIFYFLATTLPDSQEGYTWIGSLKLGDYSYSHFREIDLWKRYTTSLYFAIVTMATVGYGDIHAVNLREMIFVMVYVSFDMILGAYLIGNMTALIVKGSKTEKFRDKMTDLLKYMNRNKLGRDIREQIKGHVRLQYESSYTEAAVIQDIPISIRAKISQTLYLPYIENVSLFKGCSSEFINQIVIRIHEEFFLPGEVIMDQGNAVDQLYFVCHGVLEEVGIAEDGSEETVSLLQRHSSFGEISILCNIPQPYTVRVSELSRLLRLDKQSFTNILDVYFYDGRKVLNNLLEGKESFRGKQLKSDITFHIGKQEAELALKVNSAAFHGDLHQLKGLIRAGADPNKTDYDGRSPIHLAASRGHEDITLFLIKERVDINIKDNFGNTPLLEAVKNGNDRVASLLLKEGASMKIENAGSFLCTAVARGDSDYLKRLLSNGMDPNLKDYDYRSPLHIAAAEGLHFMAKLLLEAGATVFNKDRWGNTPLDEARMCGNKNLIKLLEEAKSAQLLEFPYSSQECTDKMHAKKCTVFPFHPWDPEDNRRHGIVLWIPHSIEELIKSAAEQINISGDSCILSEDGGKINDVDMIKDGQKLYLVNETH